From Gemmatimonadota bacterium, a single genomic window includes:
- the ggt gene encoding gamma-glutamyltransferase: protein MRYDPHTYRGSRRSVVMAPRGMVATSQPLAAQAGIEILKSGGNAIDAAIAVNAVLGVVEPMSCGIGGDLFAIVREAESGGLTGLNASGRAPYAATIDYYAGLGHEYIPGTGPLNWSVPGCVDGWSRLLDRFGTMSLGQLLEPAIYYAENGFPVSDIIARDWAGSTPLLTPWPESVRVYLPGGKAPEPGAVFRNPDLARSYRILAEGGRDAFYEGEIAEAVVACSRDVGGLFSPEDFRDHASTWDDPVSVDYRGYTVWELPPSGQGIAALQMLNILEGYDLAETGCLSAETLHLQIEAKKLAYADRAVFYADPAFADVPVEALLSKDYADRQRARIDPRRAAVDVPEGEPILRHGDTAYMTVVDQERNVVSFIQSIFRGFGSGIVPEGTGFPIQNRGQLFSLDPMHRNALAPHKRPFHTIIPAMVTRDGQPWITFGLMGGAMQPQGHVQVLCSMIDFGMDVQEAGDAPRFQHFGSAEPTGAPMEAGGGRVNVEEGIEEGAFRQLEEMGHRISRSSHGYGGYQAIRIDPESGMLHGASEPRKDGCAIGY from the coding sequence ATGCGATACGATCCCCACACCTACCGCGGTTCGCGGCGCTCAGTCGTCATGGCGCCCCGGGGCATGGTGGCCACGAGCCAGCCGCTGGCCGCCCAGGCCGGCATCGAGATCCTCAAATCCGGCGGCAACGCCATTGACGCCGCCATCGCCGTCAACGCCGTACTCGGCGTGGTGGAACCCATGTCCTGCGGCATCGGCGGCGACCTGTTCGCCATCGTCCGGGAGGCCGAAAGCGGCGGACTGACCGGACTCAACGCGAGCGGCCGGGCACCCTACGCGGCCACGATCGACTACTACGCCGGGCTGGGGCATGAATACATCCCCGGTACAGGTCCGCTGAACTGGTCCGTCCCGGGTTGTGTCGACGGCTGGTCCCGCCTCCTCGACCGCTTCGGAACGATGTCCCTGGGGCAGTTGCTGGAACCTGCTATCTACTACGCGGAGAACGGGTTTCCCGTATCGGACATCATTGCGCGGGACTGGGCGGGATCCACGCCGTTGCTGACGCCGTGGCCCGAGTCCGTACGCGTCTACCTGCCCGGAGGGAAAGCGCCCGAACCCGGCGCGGTGTTCCGGAACCCGGACCTGGCCCGTTCCTACCGCATCCTGGCCGAGGGCGGTCGCGACGCGTTCTACGAAGGCGAAATCGCCGAGGCCGTCGTGGCCTGTTCCCGGGACGTCGGCGGGCTGTTCAGCCCCGAGGATTTCCGGGACCACGCGTCGACCTGGGACGATCCAGTCAGCGTCGACTACCGGGGCTATACGGTCTGGGAACTGCCCCCGAGCGGGCAAGGCATCGCTGCCCTGCAGATGCTGAACATCCTGGAAGGCTACGACCTCGCAGAAACCGGCTGCCTGTCGGCCGAAACGCTGCACCTGCAGATCGAGGCCAAGAAACTCGCCTACGCCGACCGCGCTGTGTTCTACGCCGATCCCGCCTTCGCCGACGTGCCCGTTGAGGCGCTGCTGTCAAAGGACTACGCCGACCGGCAGCGCGCACGGATCGATCCTCGCAGGGCAGCGGTCGACGTCCCGGAAGGCGAACCCATCCTGCGGCACGGCGACACGGCCTACATGACCGTCGTCGACCAGGAACGCAACGTCGTTTCGTTTATCCAGAGCATCTTCCGGGGTTTCGGATCGGGCATCGTGCCGGAGGGCACGGGATTTCCCATCCAGAACCGGGGGCAGCTCTTCTCGCTGGATCCCATGCACCGCAACGCCCTGGCGCCCCACAAGCGGCCCTTCCACACCATCATCCCCGCCATGGTGACCCGGGACGGGCAGCCCTGGATCACATTCGGCCTGATGGGCGGCGCCATGCAGCCGCAGGGACACGTCCAGGTCCTCTGCAGCATGATCGATTTCGGCATGGACGTGCAGGAGGCGGGCGACGCGCCGCGGTTCCAGCACTTCGGTTCGGCCGAACCCACGGGCGCCCCCATGGAGGCCGGAGGAGGCCGGGTCAACGTGGAAGAAGGCATCGAAGAAGGGGCTTTCCGGCAGCTGGAGGAAATGGGCCACCGGATATCGCGTTCCTCCCACGGGTACGGCGGCTACCAGGCGATTCGCATCGACCCGGAATCCGGCATGCTGCACGGCGCGTCGGAGCCCCGGAAAGACGGTTGCGCGATCGGTTATTGA